The following is a genomic window from Ignavibacteriota bacterium.
CATTTCCTGAAGGCGCAGGCGACGAAACAGGAAAGACGGTATCCGCATTCTCCCGCTCCGCACTCCGCATGATCTACCAGTACCCCTGGCCCGGGAACATCCGTGAACTGGAGAATGCGATCGAACACGGCGTACTCCTGTCCGGGGGCGATGGTCACCGAGAATGATCTCCCCCGTGAGCCTGCGGTCGTTCGACAGGGGGAGCACCAGAGGACGACTCGCCCACCTCTTCGACGACACCGGTGCGATCGTCCCGCTTGAACGGCTTCGGGAGGAGGCGATCCGGCACGCCCTCAAGGTGACCGGCGGGAACATTCTCCACGCTGCCCGGCAACTCGGCGTCGGCCGTGCCACCTTCTACCGCCTCATGAAGAGATACGGGATTCCGGTCGACCGGTGAAATCGCACACCCCCTTCCCCGTTCCTTCTACGCCCGCCCGGTGAACACCGTCGCCCGGCAATTGCTCGGAAAGGTCCTCGTCCGCCGGTCGCGGCCATACGGTCATGTCCGGCATGATCGTCGAGGTCGAAGCATACAACGGCGCAGACGATCCTGCAAGCCATGCATTCCGGGGCCCGACCCAACGGAACCAGGTGATGTTCCTCGGGGGAGGGATCCTGTACGTGTACTTTACGTACGGGATGCACTTTTGTGCAAACGTCGTGACGGGGCGCGAGGGGAGTGGCAGCGCGGTGCTTCTGCGCGCTCTTGAACCGTGTGATGGCGTCTCTGCGATGGCAAGGCACCGTTCACGCCCTGCGTCGGAGAGGGCAACACTTCTCAGTGGCCCGGCAAAACTCTGCCAGGCCATGAAGATCGGGCGTGACGACAATGGGACGGACCTGTGTGGCGACCGGATCTGGATCGAAGACCGGGGCCTCACGGTTCCTTCGCGCAGTATCATCACATCGCCGCGTATCGGGATCACACGGGGAAAGAAAAGCCGTGGAGGTTCTGTGTGGAGGGGAGCCGGTTCCTGTCACGGCCTGCAGACGGCTCATAGTGCGTTGGGGAGGTACGTGACCGGTACGCCGGATACTTTGTAGGGGTGGTGCCTGATGGGTACGTCCGAAACCTTGTAGGGGCGGTGCATGCACCGCCCCCACGCCGAACGTCCTACTTCAACAGGACCAACTTCTTACCGGCAGAATAGCTTCCTGCCTCCATTCGATAGAGGTACACCCCACTCGCCAACCCCTCCGGGCTCCATTGCACCGCATGCGTGCCGGCTTCGATCTCGTCATCCACCAGCGTTGCCACCCGCTGCCCCAGGATGTCATAGATCGTCAACACCGCATGCGTGGCCACGGGCACCGCAAAGCGAATGGTCGTGGAAGGATTGAATGGATTCGGATAGTTCTGATCGAGGGAATACGTTCCCGGCACATCGCCCGCTGCACCGCCATCCTCCCCCACGGCGCTTACGCCACTTCCATACGCGACCATCATCCCCATGCGGATGTTCGCTGCAAGCCCCGTCCATGCCGACCCGTTCCAGACGCGCGACCTCGTCGCCGAGGTGACCGTATCCGTTCGCACGATGAGGGTGTCCGTCGCATTCGTCTGCGAGAGCACGATGAAGTAGTCCGTGCCGCCGGTCACGGACACGCCGGTGCCGAGCATCTGTACATAGTTGGGGGTCCCGGCGTTCAGCATCTGCAGGGGATGCTGTACCGTTGTTCCGAGTTTGGTACCCGGATTCCCGCCGCTGTTCGTGAAGACTTCACACCGGAGAGGCCCGTTCCCGATGATCGGCCGGTTGTTGATCGTTGTCGCATTGACCACC
Proteins encoded in this region:
- a CDS encoding helix-turn-helix domain-containing protein; this translates as MISPVSLRSFDRGSTRGRLAHLFDDTGAIVPLERLREEAIRHALKVTGGNILHAARQLGVGRATFYRLMKRYGIPVDR